From Bradyrhizobium symbiodeficiens, the proteins below share one genomic window:
- a CDS encoding MarR family winged helix-turn-helix transcriptional regulator, which yields MTATAPQTSPRKRASNGTARRIDADEIGLDALVGHAGYAVRRFQIWIFQDFIRTLGAVDIRPTQYSVLTVIGANPGLSQMAVAKRLGIERARLVHLLDSLEQRKLVKRVKSKADRRSHALHLTIQGETALAKFKRLAAEHERHVEAKIGKENRAQLLRILAGFT from the coding sequence GTGACAGCCACCGCGCCCCAGACCTCCCCACGCAAACGAGCGAGCAACGGCACCGCGCGGCGGATCGACGCCGACGAGATCGGCCTCGACGCGCTGGTGGGGCACGCCGGCTATGCGGTGCGGCGCTTCCAGATCTGGATCTTTCAGGACTTCATCAGGACGCTTGGCGCGGTCGACATCCGGCCGACGCAATATTCGGTACTGACGGTGATCGGCGCCAATCCGGGTCTGTCGCAGATGGCGGTGGCGAAACGCCTCGGCATCGAGCGCGCCCGGCTGGTGCACCTGCTCGACAGCCTGGAGCAGCGCAAGCTCGTGAAGCGGGTCAAGTCGAAGGCGGACCGTCGCTCCCATGCGCTGCATCTCACGATCCAGGGCGAGACGGCGCTGGCAAAGTTCAAGCGCCTCGCGGCCGAGCACGAACGGCATGTCGAGGCGAAGATCGGCAAGGAAAACCGGGCGCAGCTGCTGCGAATCCTTGCCGGCTTCACCTGA
- a CDS encoding MarR family winged helix-turn-helix transcriptional regulator, with translation MPSPSTRSRQKPAPSDAGPTLDLDRYVPAFVTFIANKLSNSATAFYQREFGVNVTEWRIMSLLAIEPGIPASRICHVIGFDKGPVSRTLAGLEKRGLVSIRTDPHDGRTHSIALTAKGRTTHDKVIVAALERERRLLSCLNKDEREVLINLLRRLHENLGAVTGGTET, from the coding sequence ATGCCTTCGCCTTCGACCAGATCCCGCCAGAAGCCCGCGCCTAGCGATGCGGGACCGACGCTCGATCTCGACCGCTACGTCCCGGCGTTCGTCACCTTCATCGCCAACAAGCTCTCGAACAGCGCGACCGCGTTCTATCAGCGGGAGTTCGGCGTCAACGTCACGGAATGGCGGATCATGTCGCTGCTGGCGATCGAGCCCGGCATTCCGGCTTCGCGCATCTGCCACGTCATCGGCTTCGACAAGGGACCGGTGAGCCGGACGCTTGCGGGCCTCGAGAAGCGCGGGCTGGTCTCGATCCGCACCGATCCCCATGACGGCCGCACCCATTCGATCGCGCTGACGGCGAAGGGCCGCACGACCCACGACAAGGTGATCGTCGCCGCGCTCGAACGCGAACGGCGGCTGTTGTCGTGCCTGAACAAGGACGAGCGCGAGGTGCTGATCAATCTGCTGCGCCGGCTGCACGAGAATCTCGGCGCGGTCACTGGCGGCACCGAGACCTGA
- the hpxZ gene encoding oxalurate catabolism protein HpxZ, with amino-acid sequence MEIDLPEVIAEVKAAFDRYEQALITNDVAVLGELFRNDPRTLRYGIGENLYGYEAINGFRAARSPVGLNRRTAKTVISSYGRDTAVASTLFYRDTAPGKVGRQMQTWIRFPEGWRVVAAHVSIIDEPKET; translated from the coding sequence ATGGAGATCGATCTCCCCGAGGTGATCGCGGAAGTCAAAGCCGCATTCGACCGCTATGAGCAGGCGCTCATCACCAATGACGTCGCCGTGCTCGGCGAGCTCTTCCGCAACGATCCCCGCACGCTGCGCTACGGCATCGGCGAGAACCTCTACGGCTATGAGGCGATCAACGGCTTCCGCGCCGCGCGCTCGCCGGTCGGCCTCAATCGCCGCACCGCAAAGACCGTCATCTCCAGCTATGGCCGCGACACGGCCGTTGCCTCCACTTTGTTCTATCGCGACACGGCGCCCGGCAAGGTCGGCCGGCAGATGCAGACCTGGATTCGCTTCCCGGAGGGCTGGCGCGTCGTCGCCGCCCATGTCAGCATCATCGACGAGCCGAAAGAGACCTGA
- a CDS encoding ABC transporter substrate-binding protein produces the protein MKNLKWTLALAASLVTGAANAEISDNVVRVGVLNDISGIFQDTNGMGSVEAARMAAEDFNGGGKGIKVEIVYADHQNKADVGNAIARKWLDVEGVDAIVDVPNSAVGLSINTLLRDSRMTFLASSTASSDLTGKACSPNTIQWVNDTWATGNTTAAAMMSRGGKDWYFLTVDYALGKGIEAEAQKYIEGHGGKVLGSSKHPLGTSDFASFLLQAQGSKAQVIGLANAGGDTINAVKQAAEFGIQQNGQKLVAFLLFINDVHGMGIKVAQGLQLMEAFYWDMNDDTRAFAKRFAARPGMNGKMPSGNQAGVYASTLAYLNAVAATGSDNAKDAVPEMKKFKGKDKLFGDTTIRQDGRVVHPMYLFEVKKPEESKYPYDYYKLVSTISAEQAFRPLAEGGCELVK, from the coding sequence ATGAAAAATCTGAAGTGGACGCTTGCGCTGGCCGCGAGCCTGGTGACCGGCGCGGCGAACGCCGAGATCTCGGACAATGTCGTGCGTGTCGGCGTGCTCAACGACATCTCCGGCATTTTCCAGGACACCAACGGAATGGGCTCGGTGGAAGCCGCGCGCATGGCGGCGGAGGATTTCAACGGCGGCGGCAAGGGCATCAAGGTCGAGATCGTCTATGCCGACCATCAGAACAAGGCCGATGTCGGCAATGCCATCGCGCGCAAATGGCTCGACGTCGAGGGCGTCGATGCCATCGTCGACGTGCCGAACTCGGCGGTCGGCCTCTCCATCAACACGCTGCTGCGCGACAGCCGCATGACGTTCCTGGCGTCCTCGACCGCAAGCTCGGACCTCACCGGCAAGGCCTGCTCGCCCAACACCATCCAATGGGTCAATGACACCTGGGCGACCGGCAATACCACTGCAGCCGCGATGATGTCGCGCGGCGGCAAGGACTGGTATTTTCTCACGGTCGACTACGCGCTCGGCAAGGGCATCGAGGCCGAGGCGCAAAAGTATATCGAAGGCCACGGCGGCAAGGTGCTCGGCTCTTCCAAGCATCCGCTCGGCACCTCCGACTTCGCCTCCTTCCTGTTGCAAGCGCAGGGCTCGAAGGCCCAGGTGATCGGTCTTGCGAATGCCGGCGGCGACACCATCAACGCGGTGAAGCAGGCCGCCGAATTCGGCATCCAGCAGAACGGCCAGAAGCTCGTCGCCTTTCTGCTCTTCATCAACGACGTCCACGGCATGGGCATCAAGGTCGCGCAGGGCCTCCAGCTGATGGAAGCCTTCTACTGGGACATGAACGATGATACCCGCGCCTTCGCGAAGCGGTTCGCCGCGCGGCCCGGCATGAACGGCAAGATGCCGAGCGGCAACCAGGCCGGCGTTTATGCCTCGACGCTCGCTTACCTCAACGCCGTCGCGGCGACCGGCAGCGACAACGCCAAGGACGCGGTGCCCGAGATGAAGAAGTTCAAGGGCAAGGACAAACTGTTCGGCGACACCACGATCCGCCAGGACGGCCGCGTCGTGCATCCGATGTATCTGTTCGAGGTGAAGAAGCCGGAGGAGTCGAAATATCCCTACGACTATTACAAGCTGGTCTCGACCATCTCCGCGGAGCAGGCGTTTCGGCCGTTGGCGGAGGGCGGATGCGAGCTGGTGAAGTAG
- a CDS encoding NAD(P)/FAD-dependent oxidoreductase — protein sequence MTTTPHRVVIVGAGFGGLEATYRLAGAPVEITLIDRRNHHLFQPLLYQVATASLATSEIAWPIRHLMRDRPEVTTLFATVSGVDAARRSVLIDDGSEVPYDTLVLATGARHAYFGHDEWEQFAPGLKTLEDATTLRRHILVAFERAERETDPAKRAARLTFVIVGAGPTGVELAGTIAEMAHHTLPADFRNIDTTKARVVLVEAGPRVLAGFADDLSAYAQASLEKIGVEVVLGQAVTEINREGVVFGGKLLEAKTRIWAAGVRASPAAEWLGAPADRAGRVQVEADLTIPGHPEIFAIGDTVSINAWDGKPVPGIAPAAKQQGKHVAETIKARLRGAATGPFRYKHAGSLAQIGKRLAVIDFGRFKLRGTIAWWIWGIAHIYFLIGLRHRLSVALSWLWIYARDQRAARLITQGSSKVV from the coding sequence ATGACCACGACACCGCATCGCGTCGTCATCGTCGGGGCCGGCTTCGGCGGGCTGGAGGCGACCTACCGGCTTGCGGGCGCGCCGGTCGAGATCACGCTGATCGACCGCCGTAACCATCATCTGTTCCAGCCGCTGCTGTACCAGGTCGCGACCGCCTCGCTCGCCACCAGCGAGATCGCGTGGCCGATCCGGCACCTGATGCGCGACCGGCCCGAGGTGACGACGCTGTTCGCGACCGTCAGCGGCGTCGACGCGGCAAGGCGCAGCGTGCTGATCGACGACGGCAGCGAGGTGCCCTACGACACGCTGGTGCTCGCGACCGGCGCGCGTCACGCCTATTTCGGCCACGACGAATGGGAGCAGTTCGCGCCGGGCCTGAAGACGCTGGAAGACGCGACCACGTTGCGCCGTCACATCCTGGTGGCGTTCGAGCGCGCCGAGCGCGAGACCGATCCGGCCAAACGCGCGGCGCGGCTGACCTTCGTCATCGTCGGCGCCGGCCCCACCGGCGTCGAGCTCGCCGGCACCATCGCCGAGATGGCGCATCACACGCTGCCAGCCGACTTCCGCAACATCGACACGACGAAAGCACGCGTGGTGCTGGTCGAGGCGGGGCCACGCGTGCTCGCAGGCTTTGCCGACGACCTCTCGGCCTATGCGCAGGCCTCGCTGGAGAAGATCGGCGTCGAGGTCGTGCTGGGACAGGCCGTCACCGAAATCAATCGCGAGGGCGTGGTGTTCGGCGGCAAGCTGCTCGAGGCCAAGACCAGGATCTGGGCCGCCGGCGTGCGCGCTTCGCCCGCCGCCGAATGGCTGGGCGCACCAGCCGACCGCGCCGGACGCGTGCAGGTCGAGGCGGACCTGACCATCCCCGGCCATCCCGAGATCTTCGCGATCGGCGATACCGTCAGCATCAACGCCTGGGACGGCAAGCCGGTGCCGGGCATCGCGCCGGCCGCCAAGCAGCAGGGGAAGCATGTCGCCGAGACCATCAAGGCACGCCTGCGCGGCGCTGCCACCGGCCCGTTCCGCTACAAGCACGCCGGCAGCCTCGCCCAGATCGGCAAGCGGCTCGCTGTGATCGACTTCGGTCGCTTCAAGCTGCGCGGCACCATTGCGTGGTGGATCTGGGGCATCGCCCACATCTACTTCCTGATCGGCCTCCGCCACCGTCTCAGCGTCGCGCTGAGCTGGTTGTGGATCTACGCGCGCGATCAACGCGCGGCGAGGTTGATCACGCAGGGGAGCAGCAAGGTGGTGTAG
- the atzF gene encoding allophanate hydrolase, whose amino-acid sequence MGAEQPETIAAIVAAHRAGTLTPAETIARTYQRIRDHDDPAIFISLRDEKDAIAEAEKLAAKDPAGLPLYGVPVAVKDNIDALGFPTTAACPAFSFTPTHDSTAVARLRAAGAIIIGKTNLDQFATGLVGVRSPYGIPRNSIREDLIPGGSSSGSAVAVGAGLVPLSLGTDTAGSGRVPAMLNNIVGLKPSLGMISNAGLVPACRTLDCISVFALTVDDAALALSVMAGPDAADPFSRDRPLGAITPFPAGLRLGVPRKGQLIFFGDKKAEAAYADALKRWTALGATLVEFDLEPFYETARLLYEGPWVAERYLVIKDLLASAPDSIHPVTREITAAGARLTAADTFSALYRLQGLRKIAERTFANIDALVLPTAPTAYTTAQVLANPIELNSRLGTYTNFVNLLDLCGLALPAEMRGDGVPFGITLLAPARHDALLASIGRVFHADTKLSLGAKGTAQAPLPPLPASGGDEIPIAVVGAHLSGMALNGELTALNAKLIEATKTAPDYKLYALKTTPPKPGMLRVAAGHGASIELEVWLLSSSAFGKFVNAIPAPMAIGTVRLADGRSVKGFLVEPEVLGEARDITAYGGWRKFMAEAATKQVS is encoded by the coding sequence ATGGGGGCTGAGCAGCCTGAAACGATCGCCGCGATCGTGGCCGCGCATCGCGCGGGCACGTTGACGCCGGCAGAGACGATCGCGCGGACCTATCAGCGCATCCGCGACCATGATGATCCCGCCATCTTCATCAGCCTGCGCGACGAAAAGGATGCGATCGCGGAGGCCGAAAAGCTGGCCGCGAAGGATCCCGCCGGCCTGCCGCTCTACGGCGTGCCTGTCGCGGTGAAGGACAATATCGACGCGCTGGGCTTTCCGACCACGGCGGCCTGCCCCGCCTTCTCCTTTACGCCCACACACGATTCGACGGCGGTGGCGCGGTTGCGCGCGGCCGGCGCGATCATCATCGGCAAGACCAATCTCGACCAGTTCGCGACCGGTCTCGTCGGCGTGCGCTCGCCCTATGGTATCCCCAGAAATTCGATCCGCGAGGATCTCATTCCCGGCGGCTCCAGCTCGGGCTCCGCCGTCGCCGTCGGCGCCGGCCTCGTGCCGCTATCGCTCGGCACCGACACCGCCGGCTCCGGCCGCGTGCCGGCGATGCTCAACAACATCGTCGGGCTGAAGCCGAGCCTCGGCATGATCTCGAACGCGGGGCTGGTGCCGGCCTGCCGCACGCTCGATTGCATCTCGGTCTTCGCCCTGACGGTCGACGACGCGGCGCTGGCGCTGTCCGTGATGGCCGGGCCGGACGCAGCCGATCCGTTCTCACGCGACCGGCCGCTGGGCGCGATCACGCCGTTCCCGGCAGGCTTGCGTCTCGGCGTGCCGCGCAAGGGTCAACTGATCTTCTTCGGCGACAAGAAGGCGGAGGCCGCCTACGCCGATGCGTTGAAGCGCTGGACTGCGCTCGGCGCGACGCTGGTCGAATTCGACCTCGAGCCGTTCTATGAGACGGCGCGGCTGCTCTATGAGGGTCCGTGGGTCGCCGAGCGCTATCTCGTGATAAAGGACCTGCTGGCGTCCGCGCCCGATTCGATTCACCCCGTGACGCGCGAGATCACCGCCGCGGGAGCGCGGCTCACCGCAGCGGATACGTTCTCGGCGCTCTACCGCCTGCAGGGCCTGCGCAAGATTGCCGAGCGCACCTTTGCCAATATCGACGCGCTGGTGCTGCCGACGGCGCCGACCGCCTATACCACCGCGCAGGTGCTCGCCAATCCGATCGAGCTCAACAGCCGGCTCGGCACCTACACCAATTTCGTCAACCTGCTCGACCTCTGCGGCCTCGCTCTGCCGGCAGAGATGCGCGGCGACGGCGTCCCGTTCGGCATCACGCTGCTCGCGCCCGCGCGGCATGACGCGCTGCTGGCGAGCATCGGCCGCGTCTTTCATGCGGATACAAAGTTGAGCCTCGGCGCGAAGGGCACGGCGCAAGCACCGCTGCCGCCCTTGCCGGCAAGTGGCGGCGACGAGATCCCGATCGCGGTCGTCGGTGCACATCTCTCTGGCATGGCGTTGAACGGTGAATTGACGGCGTTGAACGCGAAGTTGATCGAGGCGACGAAGACCGCGCCCGACTACAAGCTCTACGCGCTCAAGACCACGCCGCCGAAGCCGGGCATGCTGCGGGTTGCGGCCGGCCACGGGGCGTCGATCGAGCTGGAGGTCTGGTTGCTGTCGTCCTCCGCGTTCGGCAAGTTCGTCAACGCGATCCCCGCGCCGATGGCGATCGGCACGGTGCGCCTCGCCGATGGCCGCAGCGTGAAGGGATTTCTCGTCGAGCCCGAGGTGCTGGGCGAGGCGCGGGATATCACGGCGTATGGCGGCTGGCGGAAATTCATGGCCGAAGCTGCAACAAAGCAGGTCTCGTAG
- a CDS encoding GntR family transcriptional regulator has product MTLDDFPPGTLPAEPVVPRVDRASPSVQKVTRAEELRLQLADEIVRGTLAPGSPLDETDIARRFSVSRTPVREALRQLVASGLVEARAHRGAVVAQPSVERLTSMFEAMAELEAMCAGLAAERMSAAERHGLEAVHEELRVLSYAGNPERFHEVNERFHNAIYAGSQNGYIAEITLATRVRVQPFRRAQFRNLGRLAKSQAEHDRVVVAIMRGDKQGAAAAMRAHIELVRGEYEIYAVSV; this is encoded by the coding sequence ATGACGCTTGACGACTTTCCGCCCGGAACATTGCCGGCTGAGCCGGTGGTGCCGCGCGTCGACCGGGCCTCGCCATCGGTGCAGAAGGTCACGCGCGCCGAAGAGTTGCGCCTGCAGCTCGCCGACGAGATCGTGCGCGGCACCCTGGCTCCCGGCTCGCCGCTGGACGAGACCGACATCGCGCGCCGCTTCAGCGTGTCGCGGACGCCGGTGCGCGAGGCGTTGCGCCAGCTGGTGGCGAGCGGCCTCGTCGAGGCGCGTGCCCATCGCGGCGCGGTGGTGGCGCAGCCCTCGGTCGAGCGTCTGACGAGCATGTTCGAGGCGATGGCAGAGCTCGAGGCGATGTGCGCAGGTCTTGCCGCCGAACGCATGTCGGCGGCCGAGCGCCACGGTCTGGAGGCCGTGCACGAGGAGTTGAGGGTGCTGAGCTACGCGGGCAATCCCGAGCGTTTCCACGAAGTCAACGAGCGCTTCCACAACGCGATCTACGCGGGATCTCAGAATGGCTACATCGCCGAGATCACGCTGGCGACGCGGGTGCGCGTGCAGCCGTTCCGCCGCGCCCAGTTTCGTAACCTCGGCCGTCTCGCCAAATCGCAAGCCGAGCACGACCGCGTCGTCGTCGCCATCATGCGCGGCGACAAGCAGGGCGCCGCCGCTGCGATGCGTGCGCATATCGAGCTGGTACGCGGGGAGTACGAGATCTACGCGGTGTCGGTGTGA
- a CDS encoding cytochrome P450 produces the protein MSVSGSPISSGSAAVPHLDVDPFAMNFFADPYPAHERLREAGPVVYLDKWNVYGVARYAEVHAVLNDPATFCSSRGVGLSDFKKETPWRPPSLILEADPPAHTRTRAVLSKVLSPTVMKGLRDRFAAAAEERVDMLLAKRSFDAITDLAEAYPLSIFPDALGLKPEGREHLIPYASVVFNAFGPPNELRQEAIARSAPHQAYVTAQCQRDNLTPGGIGACIHAHVDEGAITATEAPLLVRSLLSAGLDTTVNGIGAAVYCLARFPEQWQRLRDDLTLARNAFEEAVRFESPVQTFFRTTTRDVELSGATIGEGEKVLMFLAAANRDPRRWDKPESYDITRRTSGHVGYGSGIHMCVGQLVARLEGETMLSALARRIASIEIAGEPKRRFNNTLRGLDSLPVTIIPA, from the coding sequence ATGAGCGTATCCGGCTCCCCAATATCGTCCGGCTCCGCGGCCGTTCCGCATCTCGACGTCGATCCCTTCGCGATGAATTTTTTCGCCGACCCCTATCCCGCGCACGAGCGGCTGCGGGAGGCGGGGCCGGTGGTCTATCTCGACAAGTGGAACGTCTACGGCGTGGCGCGCTATGCCGAGGTCCATGCGGTGCTGAACGATCCCGCGACCTTCTGCTCCAGCCGCGGTGTCGGCCTCAGCGATTTCAAGAAGGAGACGCCGTGGCGGCCGCCGAGCCTGATCCTCGAAGCCGACCCGCCCGCGCACACCCGCACCCGTGCCGTGCTGTCGAAGGTGCTGTCACCGACCGTGATGAAGGGGCTCCGCGACCGCTTTGCGGCGGCGGCTGAAGAACGAGTCGATATGCTGCTCGCCAAGCGCAGTTTTGACGCCATCACGGATCTCGCGGAAGCCTATCCGCTCTCGATCTTCCCGGACGCGCTGGGGCTGAAGCCCGAAGGCCGTGAGCATCTCATCCCTTATGCGAGCGTCGTGTTCAACGCGTTCGGCCCGCCCAATGAGTTGCGCCAGGAAGCCATCGCGCGCTCGGCGCCACATCAAGCCTATGTCACCGCGCAATGCCAGCGTGACAATCTCACGCCCGGCGGCATCGGGGCCTGCATCCACGCCCATGTCGATGAGGGCGCGATCACTGCGACTGAAGCGCCGCTACTGGTGCGCTCGCTGTTGTCGGCCGGCCTCGACACCACGGTCAATGGCATCGGTGCCGCCGTCTATTGTCTGGCGCGTTTCCCCGAGCAATGGCAACGCTTGCGCGATGACCTCACGCTGGCGCGCAACGCCTTCGAGGAGGCCGTGCGGTTCGAAAGCCCGGTGCAGACCTTCTTCCGCACCACGACGCGTGACGTCGAACTGTCCGGCGCGACCATCGGCGAAGGCGAGAAAGTGCTGATGTTCCTCGCCGCGGCCAATCGCGATCCCAGGCGCTGGGACAAGCCCGAAAGCTACGACATTACCCGCCGCACCTCCGGCCATGTTGGGTATGGCTCCGGCATCCACATGTGCGTCGGCCAACTCGTGGCGCGGCTGGAAGGCGAGACGATGCTTTCGGCGCTGGCGCGCCGCATCGCCAGCATCGAGATCGCAGGCGAGCCGAAGCGCCGCTTCAACAACACGCTGCGCGGGCTGGACAGCCTGCCGGTGACGATCATTCCGGCCTGA
- a CDS encoding feruloyl-CoA synthase yields the protein MTTAARGDAASLFATPRTVAEHRADGSIVLRSPEPLRDGARCVGDWLEQWAQQTPDTIFLAERGHVELPWTTVTYAQAQHRVRAAASWILAQGLSAERPLAILSDNSIDHALLALAAQHVGVPSAAISPAYSLMSKDFDKLKSMVALLDPGAIYVSATKSFAAALAAVKPLHTAQIISGNAGDGDALAFRTIAATPEGPDVATAFAAVTPDTIAKLLFTSGSTGTPKAVINTQRMLTSSQQAKAQTWTFLQQGRGDLVILDWLPWSHTFGANHNFNLVLRNGGSLYIDGGKPAPGLFATSLANLRSVMPTVYFNVPRGFDMLIAALRGDEELCRRFFGEVKFAFYAGAALPQNLWDALEELSLKTVGHALPMVSAWGSTETSPLATDCHFLAERSGNIGVPIPGTELKLVTSGDKLEVRVRGPNVTPGYWKAPELTRQAFDEEGFYLIGDAVKLADSARPERGLFFDGRVAEDFKLNSGTWVNVGTLRVAGIAALAPLAQDIVVSGHGGDEVRFLVIPNIAACRIHAGLPETADVNEVLAHDKVRSAIAQGLAKLRQQGPNSSGHATRALLLAEPPSVDGGEITDKGYINQRAVLTRRADAVARLNDDASAEWIGCVG from the coding sequence ATGACAACCGCCGCACGCGGCGATGCTGCAAGCCTGTTCGCAACACCCAGAACCGTCGCCGAGCATCGCGCCGACGGCAGCATCGTGCTGCGCTCGCCCGAACCGTTGCGCGATGGCGCGCGCTGCGTCGGCGACTGGCTGGAGCAATGGGCGCAGCAAACGCCGGATACGATCTTCCTGGCCGAGCGCGGCCATGTCGAGCTGCCCTGGACCACTGTCACCTATGCGCAGGCGCAGCACCGGGTGCGCGCGGCGGCGTCCTGGATCCTGGCGCAGGGCTTGAGCGCCGAGCGCCCGCTGGCGATCCTCTCCGACAACAGCATCGACCATGCGCTGCTCGCGCTTGCCGCCCAGCATGTCGGCGTGCCCTCGGCGGCGATCTCGCCGGCCTATTCGCTGATGTCGAAAGATTTCGACAAGCTCAAGAGCATGGTCGCGCTGCTCGATCCGGGCGCGATCTATGTCTCCGCGACCAAGTCATTCGCGGCGGCGCTGGCCGCGGTCAAGCCGCTGCACACGGCGCAGATCATCAGCGGCAACGCCGGCGATGGCGACGCGCTCGCCTTCCGCACGATCGCGGCGACGCCGGAGGGTCCCGACGTCGCAACGGCGTTCGCCGCGGTGACGCCGGATACGATCGCAAAACTCCTGTTCACGTCAGGCTCGACCGGCACGCCCAAGGCTGTCATCAACACCCAGCGCATGCTGACCTCGAGCCAGCAGGCGAAGGCGCAGACCTGGACCTTCCTGCAGCAGGGCCGCGGCGATCTCGTCATTCTCGACTGGCTGCCCTGGAGCCACACTTTCGGCGCCAACCACAATTTCAACCTCGTGCTGCGCAACGGCGGCTCGCTCTATATCGACGGCGGCAAGCCCGCGCCCGGGCTGTTCGCGACGTCACTGGCGAACCTCAGAAGCGTGATGCCCACGGTCTATTTCAACGTGCCGCGCGGCTTCGACATGCTGATCGCGGCGCTGCGCGGCGACGAGGAGCTGTGCCGCCGTTTCTTCGGCGAGGTAAAGTTTGCCTTCTATGCCGGCGCGGCGCTGCCGCAGAATCTCTGGGACGCGCTTGAAGAGCTCTCGCTCAAAACGGTCGGCCACGCGCTGCCGATGGTCTCGGCGTGGGGCTCGACCGAGACGTCGCCGCTCGCAACCGACTGCCATTTCCTCGCCGAACGTTCCGGCAATATCGGCGTGCCCATTCCCGGCACCGAACTGAAGCTCGTGACGTCCGGCGACAAGCTGGAGGTGCGGGTGCGCGGTCCCAACGTCACGCCGGGCTACTGGAAGGCGCCGGAGCTGACCAGGCAGGCTTTTGATGAAGAGGGCTTCTATCTGATCGGCGATGCCGTGAAGCTTGCCGACAGCGCGCGGCCGGAGCGTGGCCTGTTCTTCGACGGCCGCGTCGCCGAAGATTTCAAGCTCAATTCCGGCACCTGGGTCAATGTCGGCACGCTGCGCGTTGCCGGGATCGCCGCGCTGGCGCCGCTGGCGCAGGACATCGTCGTGTCAGGGCACGGCGGTGACGAGGTGCGTTTCCTCGTGATCCCGAACATCGCGGCCTGCCGCATCCACGCCGGTCTGCCCGAGACGGCCGATGTGAACGAGGTGCTCGCACATGACAAGGTCAGGAGCGCGATCGCGCAGGGCCTGGCGAAACTGAGGCAGCAGGGCCCCAACTCCTCCGGCCACGCCACGCGCGCGCTGCTGCTCGCCGAGCCGCCCTCAGTCGACGGCGGCGAGATCACCGACAAGGGCTACATCAACCAGCGTGCCGTGCTGACACGGCGCGCCGATGCGGTCGCGCGATTGAATGATGATGCGTCGGCGGAGTGGATTGGGTGCGTCGGATAG